In the genome of Candidatus Bathyarchaeota archaeon, the window AATCCTATTCTTTCAGCAATATTATTAGCTTTAGGAGGGTTCTTCACTTTTGGAGCCGCTATACCTGTGTTTGTATTAGCTTTAGAAACTGGGAGAAGAGAAATGCCTGGAACAGCTGTTGGAATTTTTGATTTCTTTTGTTATGTAGGTAGCGGTCTTCAAGGTTTAATTATAGGGTTTATTCTTTATATAACAAATAACAATTGGTTGATAACCTTCATTATTTTAGCTGGTTTGATTGCTTCTTCATCAGTGTTAATTTTTGCAACAAAAAAGTAAAATATTAAATTTTAAATTAATAAAATATTTTTACAATAATAGATTTCGGTGAGATTTTTAAATTGAATAATTATTCATTAAGTGAATTTCAAGATGCTTCTTTATTTTCCTCCCCAATTATTGAGGTATTTAATTTAGAAAAAATTTATAGTATAGGTTCTGTTAAAGTGTATGCGCTTAAAGGAATTAACCTTTCTATAAAGAAGGGGGAATTTATAGCTGTGGTTGGTCCAAGTGGTTGCGGAAAATCTACACTTTTAAATTTACTTGGAGCTTTAGATAAACCTACGAAAGGTAAAATAATAGTTGATGGAATTGATATAACTCAGTTGACTGATAAACAATTAGCTAAATTTAGAAATTTAAAAGTTGGCTTTATATTCCAATCTTATAACTTAATAAATCGAAGCAGTGTCCTTAAAAATGTAGAGTTACCAGCTATTGTTAGTGGGGTTCCAGCCAAAATTAGACGAATGAAAGCTTTAACCCTTTTAAAACTTGTAGGTTTAGAAGAAAAAGTTTATAGAAAACCTATGGAGCTTAGTGGTGGTGAACAACAAAGAGTTGCTATTGCTAGAGCGTTAATAAACGATCCAGCAATTATTTTAGCTGATGAACCAACTGGAAATTTAGATTCAAAAACTGGAAACGAAATAATTCAACTTTTAACTAAAATAAATAAGGAGCGTAACGCTACTATAGTGATGGTTACCCATAACTTAGAGTTAGCTAATAAAACTGATAAAATAATATGGTTAAAGGATGGTCAAATTGAAAAAATTATTAAACCATTTTAATAAAAAAAGTTTAGAAGCTTTAATTTTATTAATTCCATTAATTTTCATATCTTATTATACAATTACTCCTTCATACGCTCAAATAACTTATTTAAAAGTTGAAGCTTCAACAACATTGCTTAAAGCAGGCTTCATAAATAACGTTACCTTAACGATATTTAACGATTTTGAAACTATTTATGAACTTTATGCTAGTTTATCTTTTCAAACTTTTAATGCTCCCACAGTTCTTGGAGCATCATCTTGGAAACTTGGAAAACTCATGAAGGGTAATCAAGCTGAAATTAAAGTTGCTATATTTGCACCTGATAGTATTGCGGGTAATGCCTACACAGCAAATTTAGTTTTAACTTATAAACGGTTAGGTTATATTTCATCGTATACAGAAGTTCATACATTAGGGTTTTATGTTAAGGGCTGGATTGAAATTACTCTTTATGATTTAATGGTTGATCCTAACCCTGCTTATCCTGGAAACACAATCTCTTTTACAGCAAGTATTTTAAATAAAGGAAACATTCCAGCTTCTTTCACTAATGTATCATTATTAAAAAATGATGTTTTAATTCTTACATTTGAAAGCTTTAATTACTTAGGTGAAATAGATTCAGCTTCTTCTACACCATTCACTTTAGAAGCTATTGTAAATCCTGAAGCTTATGAAGGAAATTATACCGCAACCATTATAGTAAGTTACGAAGATAAAGAGCATAACATTCACACAATTAATTATCAAATTCCATTTAGTGTAATTAAACCTAGTGAAACTCAATCTTCCACTAAAAACGCATCAAAATACGTTTTAACTTACTTACTTCAACATTGGTTTCCTATTTTTTTATTAATTACTTTTATAGTTTTAATAGTTAGTTATATAGTTTTCAAATTTAAATCTAAAACAAAATCCCTTTAATTTTTATGAGGATGTTTAAATGAATTTTTTAGAGCTTATTAAAATGGCTTTATCAGCTTTAAATGAAAGAAAATTAAGAACAAGTTTAACAATGTTAATGGTGGTGATAGGTTCAACCTTAATAACTTCACTTAACGGATTAAACGCTGGTGTCTCAGTATTTATATATGATCAACTTAGCATGTTAGGGGGAAACATGTTAATAATAAGTCCTTCAGGATCAACGAATTTGTTTAACTCTAGAGAAACTGGAAAAATTCCATTAACTTCTCAAACAGTTAAAACATTATCTAGAATTAAATGGGTTGATGATACTATACCTTTCATAAGAGGAGTTGCAACAATTCAACTTGCAAAAAAAGAAACATCAATACTAATTGTTGGAATGGATCAAAATAAATTTAAGCTTGTTGTTCCAAAAGCAGAGCTTCTTAAAGGAGTTTTTGTTTCTCCCACAGATTCCGCAGGTATAGTGTTAGGTTATAAAATAGCTTATGATGAGAAAGGAGAATTAAAATTTAATATTGGTCAAACATTAGTTTTAAAAGTAAGCAAAGTAGAAGTTATAGGTGGGACTCAAAAAGTTGTATTAAAAGAAAAAACTTTCCAAGTTAAAGGTGTACTAAAGGAATTAGGAAATCAACTTATAGATGAACAAGCATATGTATCTCTTTCAGCTGCTGCTGCACTTTTTGGTAAAACAAATGAGTATGATGGCATATATGTAATTACTAAAGATACAAAATATAATGATGAAGTGGAAAAAACCATAAGACGTATTTACGGCAGTAACATAGGAATAACATCACCTAAAGCTATAGCTGAAACAATAAATAATATCGTATCAACTTTCAACGCTTACATATTTAGTATAGCTTTTGTATCGCTTTTAGTTGGGGCAATTGGCATTATAACAACTTTATTTACTTCTGTAATGGAAAGAACACGTGAAATAGGATTGCTAAAAGCATTAGGGTTTAACAATACCATAATTCTTCTATTATTTTTATTTGAATCTATGATTATAGGTGGAGCTGGAGGAGTTTTAGGTTTCGCCACAGGTATAATTGGGGCGCATTTGCTTGCTAAAATAATTCCTTTTGGAATCACAGGTATAAAACCAGTATTTTATATTAAAAACGTACTTTATATATGGTTGCTTGTTTTTACATTAAGTATACTAGCTGGTTTATATCCAGCCTGGAGAGCATCTAAACTTAATCCTATAGAAGCTCTTAGAAAAGAGTAACCTTAAAGAGGGTATAAATTATGGTGGCATTTATAAAACGTTTTAAAACATTAATATTACTATATATTTTAATGATTTCATTTTTTTTATTAAATGTAAAACCTGTTAAGCTTTTTAAAGTTGATAATGTAACAGTTTCCCCAGGTAAATTCTCTCATTTTTTAGGGAAAAATTTTCCTAAAAGCGACTTAATTGTTTTAGAGTATCCAAAAAGCATTATATTAACTAAGACTAAAGGAGAGCTTTTATTTAATGTAACATTAACGAATTTAAATCAAAGCGATATATTTCATAGCCCAAATAAACAATCTTACGCTACATCTCAAATAAATAAATCTATAACAATATATATTCCTCCTGAATTTGAAATTGGAAATGGAATATCATCTATTTGGACAAGCTTTACAAACGATTATAATCCACAAAGCGTTTCATTAAGCAAAACTCAAATTAATGATCCTATAGCGCCAGGGTGGTGGAAACTTTCAATAGAAAAATTAACTATTGTAACTTGTAATCCAAATGTTAAAGAGCGTAAATTTCTCGCGAACACAACGCAATATATTAGAATATTTAATGTAACTTCTCCTTCAATAGCAGGTAGATACTTCTTTAAAGTTTTCATTACAGTTTATACATCTTCAAGTTATGAAGTTTTCTCTATAGGTACTGAAAATTTCCCAACAATAATTGTATCTGCTGGGCTTAACCCCGCATATATATCTGGGGTAATCAAGTATTGTGGAAAACTTAAACCACACTTGTACGGATTACCATTAGATTCTACACAACATTTTGATGGAACCATATTGCTTCCTAATGGTTATGGAGGGAAAGTTTACGCTAAAGGCTTTAGCGAGGATGGAAAAATTATAGAAGCTCAAGCATATTTTAATGCTACAGCAAAAGGAAGATATGTGCTTTATGGTTTAGAAGCAGGTACATATAATATTACTGTTCAAGCTGCAGGTTATAAAACTAAAATTATTGAAGGAATCTCTGTTAAAGCAGGGCAATCCCTAGAAAATGTTGATATATACATGGAGGATGGTCTAGAAGTTTCTGGTGTTGTCTATTCAAAACATAGAGGTATAGAAGTATCATGGGGATACACTTACAATTATATGAATCCATTTACATCTAAAAAAAAGTTTATACGAATAGAAGTAACTGATTTAAATGAGAATATTTTAATGGAAACACCATTAGTTCTTATTGATGCTCTTCATCTTAAAACTAAACCTAGAGATGAATTAGAGCCATCATCATCAATTTATAAATTTTCATTAAGGTATGAATCTAATTGGGATGGTCATATACCTCAAGATTATGCTAATTATACAAGCGGGCTCTCTTCTGGAGACTATTACATAAAAGCTTATGTTTCAGGTTATGTTCAAATCTATTATCCAGTTATCCACGTCACTAATGAAACATTAATGGTTAAAGTCGATGTAGAGCTTCAAAAAACTAGTTATTTTGAGTTTACAATATATTTTATGGAGGGTTCCATAAATAGGTTAATTCCTTCCTATACGCGAGTCAGCGGTTTTCTTTATGCAGAAATTTTAGATTCTATGGGGAAAGTTGCAGGTTTCAACATTTCATACGTGCCAGTTGGAGTTAAAAACTTTACAATTCAAGTTCATGGATTTGATTTATGGAATAGATTCATTAATGAAGAATCTAAAAGAATAGCTTGGATTTACGCTAGAGATAAAGGACTTTTACCAGGAAACTATAAAGTAAATATTCTTTTTATAAATGGCAGTGTTGATATAATCGCTTTAAATGCTTTATTAGTTGCTTCACCTGAGCTTCGAGAAATTTTTCCAATACAAACTCAAACTTTAACAACAGCTTTTCCACAACAAATTTTAGAGTTAGCAAGTAGAGAAACATCTCTCTATATTCAATTAGATTATGTCGCAGCATCTATAGGATATTTCTGTAATTCCCCAAGCATAACGAGTATAAAACTTTTAAAAGCTGGAGGTTTAGATGTAACCTTTTACTCCATAGACTGGGAGAAACCCTCACTCATTAAGCCATGGCGTCACCCAGGAGCTCCAATAAGAATTGAAATATACAACTCTAAAGGAAATCTTATAAGCTCTATTTATGGAGTTCAACCTCCACCACCATACGCAAGCGTTAGAGTTTCAACAGAAGGCTTTATGCAATGGGGAAACGGACCGCTTTTTCCTATTCAAGCAATAGGCTTAAAACCTGATATATATAAGTTAAAAGTTTATACTTTAGGTTATTTAGAAGATTTTCATACATTTTCTTATGATTTACCTGTTAACTATGGAACAATAACTGATAGTAAATATAATTTAATTATAGGCGCCTCTATAGAAGTCACATTAATATTTAAAACAGAAGGCATTTTCACACCAATAAATAATCAATTACCTTATGTTTGGCCTATTAACAATTTAGATGCTACTCCAGCTAGAATAGAATTGTTTAACGAAAATGGAGAATTTAAAGCTGCAAAACTTATTTATATTCCAAAAGATTTAAATCAATTCACCTTTAATATTTTTGGTTTTAACTCTTATTGTGGGAATCCTAGAATTCTTTGGACAAACTTTTATGATACAGTAGATGCTATTATGCAGAAAGATTATGGAATTAAGGAAGATACATACTTATTGAGAGTAAGCATACCAGGATACTACCAAAGCAATTTACTCAAAATAAACATATGTTCCTGTAGCGATATTGTTTCAGTAGTGCAAAGTGTAGAGCGAATAGCCTATATTCATGGTGAAGTTTTATGGATAAACCAATATAATGAAGCTTTACCTTTATCTTGGGCTTCTTTAACAGTTTACTCAACTAATGGATTTAAAGAAGTTTACACCTTCACTATAGATGGTAAATATGGGATGTGGGTTACAGCTGGAAAATATGATTTTGCAGTTTATCATCCAAGCTTAGGCTCAAAATATTTTGAAGCTGGGTTAATCATATCTTGGGGTTCTACAATAGGCATAGACTTCATATATGGTTAAAGATTTTTCATAATATTTAATCAATGCTTTTATTTATCGCTAAGGCTTAACTACATGAAATCGGAAAGTTAAAGAAAAAGTAAAAATTAATGAAGCTTTTCGCTTGCTTAATTAAATTTGATTAGCTTTTTAAACAAAGCAAAAAGCTTCATCAATTTTACTTAACTATTTTAAAGCTAAGCAGCTCGTTTAACATGTAAATAATGCGCAGAAAGTAGAAGGATTTCATTTATTTTTCTTCTAATACTCCACTGAGCAAGGCTTAAATAAAACGATTGCTTATACAATTTTAATCTATAAGGCTTTTTTATTTATATTAAGCAAAATTTATTTACTGCACATGTGTAGTCTTGCAGCTCTTTTCATTGAAATCTTTATTGAAGGCCATTTAACAATAATCCCCCTTTTATACTTTCATTACTTTGATTCCTTCTTTTTTCGCGATCTCTGCTTGTTTATCATCCGAAGTAACTAGCTCTAGATTAATGCTTTTTGCAAGCTCGATGAAAAGCGAATCGTATACTGTTATTTTATGCTTAACAGCTATTCTGAATGCAGCAATTAAATAATCTTCTTGGCAATGGAGTTTAATTGCATTCGATTTAATTAAATCCTTCAATATTTCTTCTACATCTTCAATTTTGGCTTCTTGAGATAAGACTTTTTTCCATAAGGCATTAGCAACTTCTTTAATTGAAAGATCTAAAGTTACAGCGCCTTCTAGAAGGATTTTTTCCACTTTTTGCCATCCCTCTTCTCTAGAAAAGAATTTCGTTAAAGAAGAGGAATCAATGACTTTCACGATCCTCGCGCACGCTCCTCACAGAAAAACCTTCTTCGCTAGGCTTTATTTTAGCTAAGATCGCATTCCATTTTTCAATTTGTTTTTTAATCTTTACTTGCCAAGCTAGATCTTCAAGCGTTTTCTTAATTTCTTTGCTTATGTTTATTCCAGCTTTTTCAAGCTCTTCTTTTATTTCTTTTTTAATTCTAACGCTAACAATTGCAGACATTTTTGTATATATTAAAGTAAACTAAAATATAAACTTTTTTGTTGACTTAAGTGAAATCATGGTATCGCCTTAAAGCGATGTTAAGCTTAGATTAATAATTCTAGCAATAAACTATAGTTTTTTGCAATAACCTTATTTTTTCAGAGAGAATTTTTGAGTTAATTAAAATTGTAAGAGGGAATAATGTAAAAAGCATCCTTTAGCTGAAGCTATCTTAAAAAAGGCATATGGAGTAGCTTACATAGATTATAAGCCATTCCTCCATGGAAATAAAATTTGGAAAATACATTATCTTCCTTAAGTTTAATAAGTTTAAAACTTATAATATAAATAATATAAAAAATTTCAATGAAATAAATTTTGAAATTATTTAATTTAATTTTAATTGTAACTTCTGTTCTATTTCCTTTACAATGCAAATTTTGAAGGAAATTTATGTTTTAATGGATGCTTAGAAAAGTAAAGTGTGTTAAAAATTCAGATAAGGGTATTTTCTTAACTTCAAGCTGGTAAAATAATATGATTAAAAGAGAACAGGAATTTAACAAAAGTTTAAGGGAAAAGTTTTCAAGCAATCTTGGAGAATTTAAAGAAAAAACTTATTTTAAATCTAATAAAAGAGTAATTAAGGGAATGCATGTTAGAGTATGCAACATATGTGGGGAAACTATAAATAAGTTTAATATATGTTTTCTTTGCAAACTTTGAGGAATACAGCATTCACTATAGAAATAGAATTTATTGTGAAGAATGCTTAAGTAAAGCCTTAAGATTAATCTTATTTAACTTGTAATAAAAATCTATTCCTAAAATAAACTATAGTGTTAGCATAAGGTTTAATAGTTAAACTCTTAAATTAACGTTTTACATCTTTATTTTTAAGCAGGTAACCCATTCTTGTTTTTCAAGCTTCTTTAAGTAAGCTAAAAATAGATTTGCTTTTTTTGGAGTTAAAAATTTGGTGGGCCGGGTGGGATTTGAACCCATGACCTCACGGTTTCCAAGTTTTCTTATCAGCCGTGCGCTCTATGGCGTTTTTATGCTTAACCAAGCTGAGCTACCGGCCCATATTTAACTAACATTTTTTCTTCTATTCTTTCTTTCTTAATAAGTGATTTATAAATTTGGCGGATTAAGAATTGTAAAGTAAATTGTGATGATGTTGAGTAAACTTGCTTCATTTTATTATTAATGCTTAAATTAATTACTTCAGGTAAAATTTTATTTATTAAATAATTTGTAGGTTTACCAGTTTTTACATTAGGGCATCGTTTATCAACATAAATATAGAAGTTTTCTCCCTTGTAATTAAATAATGCTTCATCATTTTTTTGTTTCGATTTAGTTAATATTATAAAAGGCCAAAGTTTGCAAGCTAAAGGTTTTATCTCTTGAATTCCACAAATCCATTTTTTATTCTTTAATTTTTGGAAAATACATCTTTTAGTTAATGGATTCTTCCTTAAATATGCTTTACCTAAATCTAACTCAATTACATTCTTTCCGAAAATACTTGTAATTTCAACGTATTCAAACATTGTTAATGGAACATGAAATTTTTTGCAGCATTCTCCACAAGCTGAGCAATACCAAAAACTGGTTTTTCTCCATGGTATTAAAACTTGAAGATTCATTTTCAATTTATAAGGAAAAATAAAAGCTGCTTATATGTTTTTAAATCATAAATTTTGGTTATAAAACTTTTTTAAAGCGTTAATATATTTTAAAAATTCTTGAGCTTTAATTTTAATTTCCTCAGGTTTAATAATTCCTTCTTCAGTTATTAAAGCTGTAATCAAGCTTGATTTTGTAATATCAAAATATAAATTTTTAACTTCTATGTTTTTAGGTAGGTTTTCAACAACTTCCCTTTTATTTGCTTCCTCTAAATTTACTTCATGAATATTTTTTGGTGAAATTTTAGTAATTTCAGAAGCAACATAAAAAGGTATATTGTTATCTTTAGCTGCTAAAGCTAAAAGGTATGTTCCAACCTTATTTACTATTGAACCATCAACTAAAATAGTGTCGCATCCAACTAAAGTAGCTTCAGCTTCTTTAGAAATAAAAAAGCCTAAAGCAGCATCAGTTATTAAAACTGTTGGGATATTAAATTTAGATAATTGAATAACTGTTTTTCTACCTTCAAATAAAGGTCTACCTTCTGAAACTATAACCTTTTTTACAAAAGATTTTTTAATTGCTTCAATTGCTGTTGAACTGAAACTATGTGTAACAATAGTTTTTTCTTTAATAACTTTTGATGTTAATTCAGCTATTTTATTTATAGCTGTTTCAGATTCAAAAATTGCTTCATCAATTTTTAATATTGAAAACTCTTTTAATTCTTTTAAGGAAAAATTTTTTGCTTCTTCATTAATTAAATAAATAGTTTTACTGATAACATTCATTAAGGATGCCATGCTTGGTCTTGCATTAGCAAGTTTAAATCCTGCTTTATTAATGTTATTTAGAAACTCAGTCAAGTTTTTGCTTTCATCTTTTTTAATGATTAATTTTAATGCTTTAAGAGCTTCTTTAGTTAATTGACTTGCTCCATGTTTTTTATCAAACTTAAGTTTTTTTACAGATTCATTAATTATTATTGATTTTTTCATAAACAAAAATTTTTATTTAATGCTTGATAAAAGTATTTTTTATGAAAGTTTATTTAGGGCCTGCTGGTATTCCCGGTTCAACTGAAGAAAAAACAACTTTAAATGGTTTAATGAAAGTTTCAGAGTTAAAATTAAACGCTATGGAAGTTGAATTTGTAAGAAGCATTTATTTAAATAGGAAAGCTGCTGAAGAAGTAGGTGATTTAGCTAAACAATTAAAAATTCAATTAACTGTGCATGCACCTTACTTTATTAATCTCCTTTCTGAAAAAAAAGATGTTGTTGAATCTTCTAAAAAAAGGGTTTTAGATTCTCTTGATAAAGCTGAAGCTATGAATGCTGAAGCTGTTGTGGTTCATGCTGCTTATTATGGAAAATTAAGCGAGGAAGAAGCTTTTAATAAAATGCGTGAAATAACCCTAAGTATTTTAGATAAAGGGTTTAAACCTAAACTTGCTTATGAAACAATGGCTAAAAAAACTCAATTTGCTGATTTAGATACATTGCTAAAATTAATTAATGAAGTAAAATCTAATCGATTAACAGCTTGTGTTGATTTTGCTCATTTATTTGTTAGAGAAAACGGTAAAATAAATTATGGTGAAATACTAAATAAACTTAAAGAATTTACACATATTTACTCTCATTTTTCAAATGTTAAATATAATGTAAAAACAAAAAAATTTATGGATGTGCATGAACCTATAAATAATCATCCACCTTTTAAACCTTTAGCTGAAGAAATTTTAAAAAGAAAAATTAATATAACAATTATTAGTGAAAGCCCAATTTTAGAGCTTGATTCTCTTAAAATGAAGAAGATTCTGCAAGATTTAGGTTTAAAAACATAAAAATAAAATATTTTTATGGTGAAACCTCCTCTCTTTGAAGAGAGGAAGCTTTTATTATAGGTGTTCCATCGCTATACGCGCATCTAATACCATATTTTAATGCGCATTTTAAGCAAAGAGCGGGATTGCATAAAGTTGTAGATAAATATTTTTCTCCTCCATCAGGAGCAATCGCTACTATAACTCCTCTCTCTATTTCCTCAGCTTTTTTTAATGCGATTTTAAATATTGCACCTGAGCTTGGTCCAACAAATATTCCTTCTTGTAAAGTTAAAAGCCTAGCCATTTCTTCCGCTTCATTAGGATCCACCTCATATATTTCATCCACTAATTCTCTTCTCCAAATTTCAGGAACATATTGAACTTGAAGATTTTTTAAACCTTGTATTGTTGTACCTGCTTTTGGTTGAACAGCAATAATTTGAATATCAGGATTATATTCTTTAAGTCTTTTTGAAACACCCATAAGTGTTCCGCTTGTTCCTATACCAGCAACAAAATGTGTTATTTTACCTTTAGTATCTCTCCATATTTCTTCAGCTGTAGTCTCATAATGAGCTAAAACATTAGCTGGATTCGCAAATTGATTAGGCATAAAATATTTATCAGGGTTTCTACTAACAATTTCCCTAGCTAAATCTTCAGCTCCATTCATTCCTTTACTACCTTCACTTAAAATTATTTTCGCTCCTAAAGCTATAAGAATCTGTCTTCTTTCTAAACTCATTGTTTCAGGCATAACAAGTGTAAGATTATAACCTTTTACTCTGCAAACTAAAGCTAAACCAATTCCAGTGTTACCGCTTGTAGGCTCTATAACTATTTTATCTTTAGTAAGTTTACCAGTTTTTTCAGCTTGCTCAATCATATATTTAGCTATACGATCTTTAACAGATCCGCCTGGATTAAACTTCTCAAGCTTTAAATAAAGCTCAACTTTTGGGTTTGGATTCAAGTAATTTACTTTAACCATTGGCGTATTACCGATAAGATCTAGAATATTGTTTACAATCAATTTTATTACCTTAATTAGGGTAATTTTAATTTATTATAATATAACATGGTTATAAATTTTTCTAACAATAACCACTCCTAAAATAAAATTCCCTTTTAAATCAACTTTAAACTATACTTCTTTAATCTTTTAAAATGCTTATCTCTTGTTTTTAACACTATACTTTGAGATATTGCTGTTGCAGCAATAGGAAGATGATTGGTATTAATGCGCCCTCACCCTTAAGCTTATAATATAGATTAAACTTATAATAACTAAAGAAAACTTGGATAAAGAAATTTGAGTTGGAATTATCGCTGAACTTGACGCTATAAATCTTTACGAACAGATTGCAGCTATTACTGAAAATGCAGGGATCAAAAAATTCTTTTGGATATAGCAAAAGAAAAAACACATGTGGGCGAGTTTCAAGCTTTACTGTTGATAAAAGATAAGTAACAAGAAAAGGAGTTAGAAGAGGGCAAAAAAGAGGTTAAAGATTTAAAAGGGGAGGAGATCTAAAATGCTTAATGAAGAAAGCGAGTAAAAAGGAGGTGGGATTATGGATTATCCTCAAGAAAAGAAGGGTATACCGCTTTTAGGAGAAGATTTTCCTGAAATGAAAGTGCAAACGACTTACGGTGTAATGGAGCTTCCAAAAGCCTTTTCAGGAAAATGGTTTGTATTGTTTAGTCATCCAGGGGATTTCACACCTGTATGTACAACAGAGTTTGTAGCTTTCCAGCAAAGATATGAAAAGTTTAAAGCTTTAAACTGTGAGCTTATAGGCCTTAGCGTAGACCAAGTCTTTTCTCATATAAAATGGATAGAATGGATAAAAGAAAAGCTTGGTGTTGAAATTCAGTTTCCAATAATTGCTGATACCGGCATGGTTGCTAACATGCTAGGTCTTATCCATCCAGGAAAAGGTACAAACACTGTTAGAGCGGTTTTCGTAGTGGATGATAAAGCAAAGATACGTATAATCCTTTATTATCCACAGGAGTTGGGTAGAAACATAGATGAAATTCTTAGAGCTATTGAAGCTATGCAAATATCTGATAAGAATAACGTTGCCATACCGGCTAATTGGCCGAAAAACGAACTTGTAGGAGACCATGTGATTATACCACCTGCTAGAGATGTAAAAACTGTGAAAGAAAGACTTGAAAAAGCGAAAGCAGGCGAATTTGAATGCTACGATTGGTGGTTCTGCCATAAAAAACTAGAGAAAAAATAGAAATAACCACCTGTTAAATCTAGATGTTGAAATTAATTCTTTTTTTATTACAGCCTAAATTAACTCTGTTTGCAAGAAAGATTTAATGTTGCTCTCCAATATATCCTGCTGGTCATGACTTTTTAAGTTAAATACCCTTTTACCAACACTTCAACTTTCGTATATAAAATTTTCAATTTTCAAGGTCTAAAAAGAAAGCATACTAAACTTGAGATTTGGTGCGGGGGGTGGGATT includes:
- a CDS encoding TIM barrel protein translates to MKVYLGPAGIPGSTEEKTTLNGLMKVSELKLNAMEVEFVRSIYLNRKAAEEVGDLAKQLKIQLTVHAPYFINLLSEKKDVVESSKKRVLDSLDKAEAMNAEAVVVHAAYYGKLSEEEAFNKMREITLSILDKGFKPKLAYETMAKKTQFADLDTLLKLINEVKSNRLTACVDFAHLFVRENGKINYGEILNKLKEFTHIYSHFSNVKYNVKTKKFMDVHEPINNHPPFKPLAEEILKRKINITIISESPILELDSLKMKKILQDLGLKT
- a CDS encoding PLP-dependent cysteine synthase family protein, which gives rise to MVNNILDLIGNTPMVKVNYLNPNPKVELYLKLEKFNPGGSVKDRIAKYMIEQAEKTGKLTKDKIVIEPTSGNTGIGLALVCRVKGYNLTLVMPETMSLERRQILIALGAKIILSEGSKGMNGAEDLAREIVSRNPDKYFMPNQFANPANVLAHYETTAEEIWRDTKGKITHFVAGIGTSGTLMGVSKRLKEYNPDIQIIAVQPKAGTTIQGLKNLQVQYVPEIWRRELVDEIYEVDPNEAEEMARLLTLQEGIFVGPSSGAIFKIALKKAEEIERGVIVAIAPDGGEKYLSTTLCNPALCLKCALKYGIRCAYSDGTPIIKASSLQREEVSP
- a CDS encoding peroxiredoxin, producing the protein MDYPQEKKGIPLLGEDFPEMKVQTTYGVMELPKAFSGKWFVLFSHPGDFTPVCTTEFVAFQQRYEKFKALNCELIGLSVDQVFSHIKWIEWIKEKLGVEIQFPIIADTGMVANMLGLIHPGKGTNTVRAVFVVDDKAKIRIILYYPQELGRNIDEILRAIEAMQISDKNNVAIPANWPKNELVGDHVIIPPARDVKTVKERLEKAKAGEFECYDWWFCHKKLEKK